A section of the Prevotella melaninogenica genome encodes:
- a CDS encoding alpha-L-fucosidase, with the protein MNNRFLHGVLTALALTASATSFAQTNTVMTLKTQIAPNAENEPRPVFPVPTDRQWKWQQTEFYAFFHYGMNTYTGKEWGNGDEDVNRFAPTAKPDPRQWLEAVKEAGMTGGIAVVKHHDGFCLWPTETTDHKSSNSSSPNAQVNIAELFAKAAQDLKMKYGFYVSPWDRNSGLYGTDSYVKDVFLKQCAELAKYGSDQFEMWFDGANGGDGYYGGKYTKINIDRATYYDVPNLRDSIHKLSPNIILWGVGGEARWIGNEDGWAGETNWCNENRGTAPERNGMYGTENGWFWLPGESDAKFTDKGWFWHPGCQPMSAERTFQMYLETVGRNATLILNCPPDQSGKIPENQVKRLKEFGTMLKERFKTNLAKTATVEATSTRSNGATRTYVVNNLIDENPDTYWAAEDDVKDVTLTFKWNSPQTVRYVTLQEYVRLGQRVKGFSIEYTTDGSTWKPLANKVKQTTIGYKRIIPLNGSTANSYGSGFDAKAIRVHIKDAKACPVMSEIAIY; encoded by the coding sequence ATGAACAACCGATTTCTACACGGTGTGCTTACTGCACTTGCCTTAACGGCATCGGCTACGAGCTTTGCTCAGACCAATACCGTTATGACCCTTAAGACGCAAATCGCTCCCAATGCGGAGAACGAACCACGTCCAGTGTTCCCTGTACCCACTGACCGTCAGTGGAAATGGCAGCAGACAGAGTTCTATGCCTTCTTCCATTATGGTATGAATACCTATACAGGTAAGGAATGGGGTAATGGTGATGAAGATGTAAACCGCTTCGCTCCAACCGCAAAGCCAGACCCACGACAGTGGTTAGAGGCTGTGAAAGAGGCTGGTATGACGGGCGGTATTGCTGTTGTGAAGCATCACGATGGTTTCTGCTTGTGGCCTACGGAGACTACGGATCATAAAAGTTCGAACTCATCAAGCCCTAATGCACAGGTGAACATCGCTGAGCTCTTTGCTAAGGCAGCACAGGATTTGAAGATGAAATATGGCTTCTACGTGTCTCCTTGGGACCGAAATAGTGGTCTTTACGGTACGGACAGCTATGTGAAGGACGTCTTCTTGAAGCAGTGTGCGGAGCTTGCAAAGTATGGCTCTGACCAGTTTGAGATGTGGTTTGACGGTGCAAATGGTGGCGATGGCTACTATGGTGGTAAGTACACAAAAATCAATATTGACCGTGCAACCTACTACGACGTACCTAACCTCCGCGATTCTATCCATAAGCTCAGCCCAAATATCATCCTTTGGGGTGTCGGTGGTGAGGCACGTTGGATTGGTAACGAGGACGGTTGGGCAGGCGAAACCAACTGGTGTAATGAGAATCGTGGTACTGCTCCAGAGCGCAATGGTATGTATGGCACAGAGAATGGTTGGTTCTGGCTCCCTGGAGAGAGCGATGCTAAGTTTACAGACAAAGGTTGGTTCTGGCATCCCGGTTGTCAACCAATGTCGGCAGAACGTACCTTCCAGATGTACTTAGAGACCGTTGGTCGCAATGCAACACTCATCCTTAACTGCCCTCCAGACCAAAGTGGTAAGATTCCAGAGAACCAAGTAAAACGTTTGAAGGAGTTTGGTACTATGTTGAAAGAGCGTTTCAAGACCAATCTTGCCAAGACTGCTACTGTTGAAGCTACCAGCACACGCAGCAACGGAGCGACACGTACTTACGTTGTTAACAACCTCATTGATGAGAATCCAGATACTTATTGGGCAGCAGAGGACGACGTAAAGGATGTTACCCTTACTTTCAAATGGAACAGCCCACAGACTGTTCGCTACGTAACCTTGCAGGAGTATGTAAGACTTGGACAGCGTGTAAAGGGTTTCTCAATCGAATATACCACTGATGGCAGCACATGGAAGCCACTGGCTAACAAAGTAAAGCAAACCACTATTGGCTATAAGCGTATCATTCCGCTCAACGGAAGTACCGCTAACAGCTATGGTTCAGGCTTTGATGCT